In Myxococcus stipitatus, the following are encoded in one genomic region:
- a CDS encoding M23 family metallopeptidase: MASSPARSRYSLSTRLTLALLALGASAQASELPPPSPVSTTSAAQGRPLLSLHPGSARPGDPVMVAVRGMAGMPNGTLAGRPLRFFAWGDGFLAVTGLPVELAPGSAMAHVVGPSHADGAPVELAGTLDIVEPGYPSRELKVSGKYVEPPASVRTRMAADRRAFAAAFDQPFTAPHFAQNFVRPRQDRITAPFGDRRTFNGKLSSQHFGVDIDGDPGTPVMASNEGTVVMARDNYAAGKTVLIHHGANLFTAYFHLSRIHVKNGAKVTQGQRIGEVGGTGRVTGPHLHWGVKADGNWVDGESLLRLDFFPTPPAMASGETRPNAR, from the coding sequence ATGGCTTCGTCCCCCGCACGCTCGCGATATTCCCTCTCCACTCGATTGACGCTCGCGCTGCTTGCCCTCGGTGCCAGTGCCCAGGCCTCGGAACTCCCTCCCCCCTCACCTGTCTCCACAACGTCGGCGGCGCAGGGGCGCCCGTTGCTCTCGCTGCATCCGGGCTCGGCCCGGCCGGGAGACCCGGTGATGGTGGCTGTGCGAGGCATGGCGGGGATGCCCAACGGGACCCTCGCGGGCCGTCCCTTGCGATTCTTCGCCTGGGGAGACGGGTTCCTCGCCGTGACGGGACTCCCGGTGGAGCTCGCGCCCGGGAGCGCCATGGCGCATGTGGTGGGCCCGTCTCACGCCGACGGGGCCCCCGTGGAGTTGGCTGGGACGCTGGACATCGTGGAGCCGGGTTATCCCTCTCGCGAGCTGAAGGTGTCCGGCAAGTACGTGGAGCCGCCCGCCTCCGTGCGCACTCGCATGGCCGCGGACCGGCGCGCCTTCGCGGCGGCGTTCGACCAGCCCTTCACCGCGCCCCACTTCGCGCAGAACTTCGTGCGTCCGAGACAGGACCGCATCACCGCGCCCTTCGGAGACCGGCGCACCTTCAACGGCAAGCTGTCCAGCCAGCACTTCGGCGTGGATATAGACGGAGACCCGGGCACTCCGGTGATGGCCAGCAACGAAGGCACCGTGGTGATGGCGCGCGACAACTACGCGGCGGGCAAGACGGTGCTCATCCACCACGGCGCGAACCTCTTCACCGCGTACTTCCACTTGTCGCGCATCCACGTGAAGAACGGCGCCAAGGTGACGCAAGGCCAGCGCATCGGGGAGGTCGGCGGCACCGGCCGCGTCACCGGCCCCCACCTTCACTGGGGCGTGAAGGCGGATGGCAACTGGGTGGATGGTGAATCCCTGTTGCGTCTGGACTTCTTCCCCACCCCGCCGGCCATGGCCAGCGGGGAGACTCGGCCCAACGCGCGGTGA
- a CDS encoding enoyl-CoA hydratase/isomerase family protein, with the protein MEAGEVLYEVQGPQALLTLNRPKARNALSPSVVKALMDGLERADADPAVRVVVLTGAGEKVFCAGGDLGQMTGDAGFLSTHEGRRSYGKLLARFQDVRKPTVARVNGHALAGGLGLVLACDLAVAVEGADLGTPEIDVGLFPMMMMALLQRHVGRKRALELVLTGDRLSAREALALGMLNRVVPVAELDGAVSALAQKLAGKSQAVLALGRRAFFTAEDLPLPAALEFLASQLSLNVLAEDAAEGVSAFLEKRPPQWKDR; encoded by the coding sequence ATGGAAGCCGGAGAAGTCCTCTACGAAGTCCAAGGCCCCCAAGCCCTCCTGACCCTCAACCGGCCCAAGGCGCGCAACGCCTTGTCGCCCTCGGTCGTGAAGGCGCTGATGGACGGGCTGGAGCGCGCGGACGCGGACCCCGCCGTGCGCGTGGTGGTGCTCACCGGCGCGGGTGAGAAGGTCTTCTGCGCGGGCGGCGACCTGGGGCAGATGACGGGCGACGCGGGCTTCCTCTCCACCCACGAGGGGCGGCGCTCCTACGGAAAGCTGCTGGCCCGCTTCCAGGATGTCCGCAAGCCGACCGTGGCGCGTGTCAACGGCCATGCGCTGGCCGGAGGCCTGGGCCTGGTGCTCGCGTGTGACCTGGCCGTCGCCGTGGAGGGCGCGGACCTGGGCACGCCCGAAATCGACGTGGGCCTGTTCCCCATGATGATGATGGCGCTCCTGCAGCGCCACGTGGGCCGCAAGCGGGCGCTGGAGCTGGTGCTCACCGGCGACAGGCTCTCCGCGCGCGAGGCGCTGGCGCTGGGGATGCTCAACCGCGTCGTGCCCGTGGCGGAGCTGGATGGCGCGGTGTCCGCCCTGGCGCAGAAGCTCGCTGGAAAGAGCCAGGCGGTGCTCGCGCTGGGGCGCCGTGCCTTCTTCACCGCGGAGGACCTGCCCTTGCCCGCGGCGCTGGAGTTCCTCGCGTCGCAGCTGTCGCTCAACGTGCTGGCCGAGGATGCCGCCGAGGGGGTCTCCGCCTTCCTCGAGAAGCGGCCTCCCCAGTGGAAGGACCGCTGA
- a CDS encoding TetR/AcrR family transcriptional regulator, producing the protein MGQSKSAADNGNRESERRRTILRAAIDVFARKGYHGCRIADVAKEAGVAYGLVYHYFKNKDELLETVFDTGWSGFVTRVRAVVEGEGSMEAKVRGVVDVAFEAYRVDPRAVKVLILEIARSPAGSRINRQTAFVDAIRLSSELFTRAKDAGELRADADPLLSSALLFGAIEMGLTAFVTGLADSRDAQALERAKAQIADTFLHGVLAPTSPGAEADEWKPEKSSTKSKAPKPS; encoded by the coding sequence GTGGGCCAGAGCAAGTCGGCGGCGGACAACGGCAACCGCGAGAGCGAACGCCGCCGGACCATTCTGCGGGCGGCCATCGATGTGTTCGCCCGCAAGGGCTATCACGGCTGCCGCATCGCGGATGTCGCCAAGGAGGCCGGTGTCGCCTACGGCCTCGTCTACCACTACTTCAAGAACAAGGACGAGCTGCTGGAGACCGTGTTCGACACGGGCTGGAGCGGCTTCGTCACGCGTGTGCGCGCGGTGGTGGAGGGCGAAGGTTCGATGGAGGCGAAGGTCCGCGGCGTGGTGGACGTGGCCTTCGAGGCGTACCGGGTGGACCCCCGCGCGGTGAAGGTCCTCATCCTGGAGATTGCACGCAGCCCGGCGGGCTCACGCATCAACCGGCAGACGGCCTTCGTGGACGCCATCCGCTTGAGCTCGGAGCTGTTCACCCGCGCGAAGGACGCCGGGGAGCTGCGCGCGGACGCGGACCCGCTGCTGTCCTCCGCGCTGCTCTTCGGCGCCATCGAGATGGGGCTGACCGCGTTCGTCACGGGGCTCGCGGACTCGCGTGATGCCCAGGCCCTGGAGCGCGCCAAGGCGCAGATCGCCGACACCTTCCTTCACGGAGTCCTGGCCCCCACGTCGCCAGGCGCGGAGGCAGACGAATGGAAGCCGGAGAAGTCCTCTACGAAGTCCAAGGCCCCCAAGCCCTCCTGA
- a CDS encoding helix-turn-helix domain-containing protein: MSDLGKRIGQRIRELRTQRPERWTQEELAERAQISVSFLSMIERGERVPHVETLAALANALGVSLGELFTGTEQTLAQTEDLLRPLSDFARARGLTARDVDRLLGVARVMFSGTVA, encoded by the coding sequence GTGTCGGACCTCGGAAAACGAATCGGCCAGCGCATCCGCGAGCTTCGTACGCAGAGGCCGGAGCGGTGGACGCAGGAAGAGCTCGCGGAGCGGGCTCAGATCAGCGTCTCCTTTCTTTCCATGATCGAGCGCGGCGAGCGCGTCCCCCACGTGGAGACGCTCGCGGCCCTGGCCAACGCCCTTGGCGTCAGCCTGGGTGAGCTGTTCACGGGGACGGAGCAGACCCTTGCCCAGACAGAGGACCTCTTGCGTCCCCTGTCGGACTTCGCACGCGCCCGGGGCCTCACGGCCCGGGACGTGGACCGCCTGCTGGGGGTCGCCCGGGTGATGTTCAGCGGCACTGTCGCCTGA
- a CDS encoding LPS-assembly protein LptD yields MSLLVPLAAALLVSTAQFPLATQVQLPSGETVELAADFLTYEADKQLLTARGHCELRTGEMLLRSDEVTYDEANQVATATGNVMFVGPGGMAAVADDVRVDIRGFEATLKGGLFMQKKGVTQEAMLAAKSPEELRSMGETPVLLSGSRIRRTGPNAFVVDDLAFTPCECGPDEPSWRMEASSANVVLGERATLSWPVVYVQSVPVFALPWVYLPLSDRRTGFLIPSPSASGLNGLSVQQPFFLTLGRSYDLTITPGYYSGSGFENIPIELDVDGDPATPPVPTSYRQPKLFGVKGPRLLTEFRYVPSERTRGRVTLGLLHDSRPLRNPTTSTFYYHPLVTGEPPRYVDVPRGWRGEASWQHLQDLGSGWFDRVDAAFVSDGFYTRDLNADILIQGVDYLRSTATVYQRQADLYAGLDVSLRQDIRFPYLFFQENRVPAGADNPRGLSVLPRPKTFQRLPGIVFSLPERPLDALGLTGGLRTEFTRLAPFTGGFGDEGFDGIFRPDGRYVPFGGRPEEAYNWPLDLGQSNGIFDPGDREARDRIDFTSRLSTSVALGRAARLTPSLSLRQDVWAGEFTGKTWQRGYAIAGLLLDTQFTRTWEGKSAAVRHAITPSLELRYVPGGWGTVPFVHTPEGDLAQPYDEIDHAVPLTRGGATRGFLQGVLSVEQTLRLKTGSWIREPLRLRIGQGFDLTRYVPAANKAPDVDEQPVWRDTFARLSTSAGILNGGAMVRFDPNTGRFTQLSADFAIDDGKGHALYARYDNILSVSDLAFVRGEPRNALGPDSLRRPLDALVGGLSRETPGLFASERTQALIAGTRLMLGFGLGVRYEALVQPPSQDPTNREITENRMFNPLTQQTLGVSYGPACDCWRVEGVVTLRRDLGLEFSGVNFTVAGLGSFGSGG; encoded by the coding sequence ATGAGCCTCCTCGTTCCGCTCGCCGCTGCGCTGCTGGTGTCCACGGCGCAGTTTCCTCTCGCCACCCAGGTTCAGCTCCCCTCCGGCGAGACGGTGGAGCTGGCGGCCGACTTCCTCACCTACGAGGCCGACAAGCAGCTGCTCACCGCGCGCGGCCACTGCGAGCTGCGCACCGGCGAGATGCTGCTGCGCTCGGACGAGGTGACCTACGACGAGGCGAACCAGGTGGCCACGGCCACCGGCAACGTCATGTTCGTGGGCCCCGGCGGCATGGCCGCGGTGGCCGACGATGTGCGGGTGGACATCCGCGGCTTCGAGGCCACGCTCAAGGGTGGCCTCTTCATGCAGAAGAAGGGGGTCACCCAGGAGGCGATGCTCGCGGCGAAGAGCCCCGAGGAGCTGCGCTCCATGGGCGAGACGCCCGTGCTCCTCAGTGGCTCACGCATCCGCCGCACGGGCCCCAACGCCTTCGTGGTGGATGACCTGGCGTTCACCCCGTGCGAGTGTGGCCCCGATGAGCCGAGCTGGCGCATGGAGGCCAGCTCCGCCAACGTCGTCCTCGGCGAGCGCGCCACGCTGTCGTGGCCCGTGGTGTACGTGCAGTCCGTCCCCGTCTTCGCGCTGCCGTGGGTCTACCTGCCGCTGTCGGACCGGCGCACCGGCTTTCTCATCCCCAGCCCGAGCGCTTCCGGTCTCAATGGCCTCAGCGTGCAGCAGCCCTTCTTCCTCACGCTGGGGCGCAGCTACGACCTGACGATTACGCCCGGCTACTACTCGGGCTCGGGGTTCGAGAACATCCCGATCGAACTCGACGTTGATGGGGACCCCGCGACGCCGCCGGTCCCGACTTCGTACCGGCAGCCCAAGCTGTTTGGGGTGAAGGGGCCTCGGCTGCTCACGGAGTTCCGCTACGTCCCCAGTGAGCGGACCCGAGGGCGCGTCACGTTGGGCTTGCTGCATGACTCTCGACCCCTGCGCAACCCCACGACCAGCACGTTCTATTACCATCCACTGGTGACGGGTGAGCCGCCCCGCTACGTCGATGTCCCTCGTGGCTGGCGCGGTGAGGCGTCGTGGCAGCACCTCCAGGACCTGGGCTCGGGGTGGTTCGACCGGGTGGACGCGGCGTTTGTCTCCGACGGCTTCTACACGCGCGACCTCAACGCGGACATCCTCATCCAGGGGGTGGACTACCTGCGGAGCACCGCCACCGTGTACCAGCGGCAGGCGGACCTCTACGCGGGTCTGGATGTATCGCTGCGACAGGACATCCGTTTCCCCTATCTGTTCTTCCAGGAGAACCGCGTCCCGGCCGGCGCCGATAATCCTCGGGGCCTGTCGGTCCTGCCTCGGCCGAAGACCTTCCAGCGCCTCCCAGGCATCGTGTTCTCGCTGCCGGAGCGGCCCTTGGATGCGCTGGGGCTCACCGGAGGTCTGCGGACGGAGTTCACCCGCCTGGCGCCCTTCACGGGAGGCTTCGGTGACGAGGGCTTCGACGGCATCTTCCGGCCCGATGGGAGGTACGTCCCGTTCGGAGGGCGGCCCGAGGAGGCGTACAACTGGCCCCTCGACCTGGGGCAGTCCAACGGCATCTTCGACCCTGGGGATCGCGAGGCCAGGGACCGGATCGACTTCACCTCGCGGCTGTCCACCTCCGTGGCCCTGGGGCGTGCCGCGCGGCTGACGCCTTCGCTGTCGCTGCGCCAGGACGTCTGGGCCGGGGAGTTCACCGGCAAGACCTGGCAGCGGGGCTACGCCATCGCGGGGCTCCTGCTGGACACGCAGTTCACCCGGACGTGGGAAGGCAAGAGTGCGGCGGTTCGCCACGCCATCACGCCCTCCCTGGAGCTGCGCTACGTACCCGGTGGCTGGGGCACTGTGCCTTTCGTGCACACGCCCGAGGGCGACCTGGCTCAGCCGTACGATGAAATCGACCACGCCGTGCCCCTCACGCGCGGCGGCGCCACCCGAGGCTTCCTCCAGGGTGTGCTCTCGGTGGAGCAGACGCTGCGCTTGAAGACTGGCAGCTGGATTCGCGAGCCGCTCCGCCTGCGCATCGGTCAGGGCTTCGACCTGACGCGCTATGTGCCCGCCGCCAACAAGGCCCCGGACGTCGATGAACAACCGGTATGGCGAGATACCTTCGCGCGGTTGAGCACGAGCGCGGGCATCCTCAACGGTGGCGCCATGGTTCGCTTCGACCCGAACACCGGCCGCTTCACCCAGCTCAGCGCCGACTTCGCCATCGACGACGGCAAGGGCCACGCGCTCTATGCCCGCTACGACAACATCCTCTCCGTCAGCGACCTGGCCTTCGTGCGCGGAGAGCCACGCAACGCCTTGGGGCCGGATTCGCTTCGCCGCCCTCTGGATGCCTTGGTAGGCGGCCTATCCAGGGAAACGCCCGGTCTCTTTGCAAGCGAGCGGACTCAGGCCCTCATCGCGGGTACGCGTTTGATGCTCGGATTTGGTCTCGGGGTGCGGTACGAAGCTCTGGTGCAGCCTCCCTCCCAGGATCCTACAAACCGAGAGATCACAGAAAACAGAATGTTCAATCCTCTCACGCAGCAGACACTGGGTGTGTCCTACGGGCCAGCATGTGACTGCTGGCGCGTCGAGGGCGTAGTGACCCTGCGGCGTGATCTCGGACTGGAATTTTCTGGTGTGAACTTCACGGTTGCGGGATTGGGTTCCTTTGGGTCGGGCGGCTAG
- a CDS encoding AMIN domain-containing protein has translation MKASAVWLLGVVLVPFWALAQAPANLNTITSVQVNGGTVTITGSKKANFTTFTMTDPPRLVIDISEAVFSDVPEETQVGNGTVTGIRTASYGSDESAIARVLIGYEREVETDIQATDSQLIVKVAGSAGQAVAQAPAAGAQPAEKPATDGSAAQAAARAEAERQAQDKATAEATARAEAERQAQEKAAAEATARAQADAEAERERQRQRDAEARAEEQRASQAAADERKRQEEEARASAQAAADERKRQDEEARAAAKAAEDERYASAQAAADQKKREKEEARAAAKTAAEEKRATAQAEEEERRASAQAAKEEKRAAAQAAKDEAAEARRQREEEARAERERRQQERLAMAAPRERREVASSGGSVEVSSRRKTMTLVGFQQQPSASRVFVQTNEPARYTVSEQGNAVVLELENSRIDLSNNTRPLDTSYFNSPVTKVEADADGRNVRVTIQLRQTAPVQARQDGNVISLDFQRTAR, from the coding sequence ATGAAGGCCTCAGCGGTGTGGCTGCTCGGCGTGGTGCTCGTGCCCTTCTGGGCGCTCGCGCAGGCCCCGGCGAACCTGAACACCATCACCAGCGTCCAGGTGAATGGCGGAACGGTGACCATCACCGGCTCGAAGAAGGCGAACTTCACCACCTTCACGATGACGGACCCGCCCCGGCTCGTCATCGACATCTCCGAGGCCGTCTTCTCCGACGTCCCGGAGGAGACTCAGGTGGGCAATGGCACGGTGACGGGCATCCGCACCGCCAGCTACGGCTCGGATGAGTCCGCCATCGCCCGCGTGCTCATCGGCTACGAGCGCGAGGTGGAGACCGACATCCAGGCCACCGACAGCCAGCTCATCGTCAAGGTGGCGGGCAGCGCGGGACAGGCCGTGGCCCAGGCTCCGGCCGCCGGGGCACAGCCCGCCGAGAAGCCCGCCACGGATGGCTCCGCGGCCCAGGCCGCCGCCCGCGCCGAAGCCGAGCGCCAGGCTCAGGACAAGGCCACTGCGGAGGCCACGGCTCGCGCTGAGGCCGAGCGTCAGGCCCAGGAGAAGGCCGCGGCCGAGGCCACCGCCCGGGCCCAGGCGGACGCCGAGGCGGAGCGGGAGCGCCAGCGTCAGCGGGATGCCGAGGCTCGCGCCGAGGAGCAGCGCGCCTCCCAGGCCGCCGCCGATGAGCGCAAGCGCCAGGAAGAGGAGGCCCGTGCCTCCGCGCAGGCTGCCGCCGACGAGCGCAAGCGTCAGGACGAGGAGGCCCGTGCCGCCGCGAAGGCCGCGGAAGACGAGCGCTACGCCTCGGCCCAGGCCGCCGCGGACCAGAAGAAGCGCGAGAAGGAGGAGGCTCGCGCGGCCGCGAAGACCGCCGCGGAAGAGAAGCGCGCCACCGCCCAGGCCGAGGAGGAGGAGCGTCGCGCTTCGGCCCAGGCCGCGAAGGAGGAGAAGCGCGCCGCCGCCCAGGCCGCGAAGGATGAGGCCGCGGAGGCTCGTCGCCAGCGCGAGGAGGAGGCCCGCGCCGAGCGTGAGCGCCGCCAGCAGGAGCGCCTGGCCATGGCCGCGCCCCGCGAGCGTCGCGAGGTGGCCAGCAGTGGTGGCTCGGTCGAGGTGTCGTCGCGGCGCAAGACGATGACGCTCGTGGGGTTCCAGCAGCAGCCCAGCGCCTCGCGCGTCTTCGTCCAGACCAACGAGCCGGCGCGCTACACCGTGAGCGAGCAGGGCAACGCGGTGGTGCTGGAGCTGGAGAACAGCCGCATCGACCTGAGCAACAACACGCGTCCGCTGGACACGTCCTACTTCAACTCGCCCGTCACCAAGGTGGAGGCGGACGCGGATGGCCGCAATGTGCGTGTCACCATCCAGCTCCGGCAGACCGCTCCGGTGCAGGCCCGGCAGGACGGCAACGTCATTTCGTTGGATTTTCAGCGCACCGCTCGGTGA
- a CDS encoding alpha/beta hydrolase — protein sequence MRLPDWRAATTTGPAIPSIDEVDFRALYVKTNYVVETADGWSLVITRYRPVKQPFAQPLFGEPLLLVHGFSQNRHTWTSGQFVKNLLFFGVDIHILELRGHGKSSLDFQRERAERFKRPLPPDLKYGWDLDSYFLYDLPAAVSGVKRITRRERIFYCGHSMGGMLGYGYTGIHDDFEGLITIGAPADLGRGFMSLRMLAHGAPMLGGMIDLTLAGINLGGQVEELGQKVLARSVGAVNSKLGRRLEPESRRKLRFDAVPVDLILKFVERQIGKAEDSPLYQQLNTRVNRLINPERVGTDDIRWLLREGGEREPRKVLEQFARWIRRGEMVCYRTGYDFKRGFEKIQIPMAIIFGDMDPLASVESTRSVYRAAKSEYLLWRPVKGNSHIELTMGHDIRQICYDIKNLIEYARTHRHRSPALPRLR from the coding sequence ATGCGCCTGCCGGACTGGAGAGCCGCGACAACGACGGGGCCCGCCATCCCGTCCATCGATGAAGTCGACTTCCGGGCGCTCTATGTGAAGACGAACTACGTGGTGGAGACCGCGGACGGTTGGTCGCTGGTCATCACCCGTTACCGTCCGGTGAAGCAGCCCTTCGCCCAGCCGCTGTTCGGGGAGCCGCTGCTGCTGGTGCACGGCTTCTCTCAGAACCGGCACACGTGGACGAGCGGGCAGTTCGTCAAGAACCTGCTGTTCTTCGGCGTGGACATCCACATCCTGGAGCTTCGGGGCCACGGCAAGAGCTCGCTCGACTTCCAGCGGGAGCGGGCCGAGCGCTTCAAGCGCCCCCTGCCGCCGGACCTGAAGTACGGATGGGACCTCGACAGCTACTTCCTCTACGACTTACCGGCGGCGGTCTCGGGGGTGAAGCGCATCACCCGCCGCGAGCGCATCTTCTACTGCGGCCACTCCATGGGCGGGATGCTGGGCTACGGCTACACCGGCATCCACGATGACTTCGAGGGCCTCATCACCATTGGCGCGCCGGCGGACCTGGGGCGCGGCTTCATGTCGCTGCGCATGCTGGCGCACGGCGCGCCGATGCTGGGCGGGATGATCGACCTCACGCTCGCGGGCATCAACCTGGGCGGGCAGGTGGAGGAACTGGGGCAGAAGGTGCTGGCGCGGAGCGTGGGCGCGGTGAACTCGAAGCTGGGGCGCAGGCTGGAGCCCGAGTCCCGGCGCAAGCTGCGCTTCGACGCGGTGCCCGTGGACCTCATCCTCAAGTTCGTGGAGCGGCAGATTGGGAAGGCGGAGGATTCGCCCCTGTATCAGCAGCTCAACACCCGGGTGAACCGGCTCATCAACCCGGAGCGGGTGGGGACGGACGACATCCGCTGGCTCCTGCGCGAGGGGGGCGAGCGCGAGCCGCGTAAGGTGTTGGAGCAGTTCGCCCGGTGGATTCGCCGTGGGGAGATGGTCTGCTACCGCACCGGCTACGACTTCAAGCGTGGCTTCGAGAAGATTCAAATCCCCATGGCCATCATCTTCGGGGACATGGACCCGCTGGCCTCGGTGGAATCCACGCGCAGCGTGTATCGCGCGGCCAAGAGCGAGTACCTCCTCTGGCGGCCGGTCAAGGGCAACAGCCACATCGAGCTGACGATGGGGCACGACATCCGGCAAATCTGCTACGACATCAAGAACCTCATCGAGTACGCCCGGACGCACCGCCACCGTTCGCCGGCCCTGCCGCGCCTGCGTTGA
- a CDS encoding folylpolyglutamate synthase/dihydrofolate synthase family protein, with protein sequence MSAPRTPEAALAFLARLNPSGIKLGLERVREALDALGHPERRYPVLHVAGTNGKGSTCAFAATALQAAGHRVGLYTSPHLMRVNERIRVDGVDISDADFGRAILDVLERYPSAVAEPMTYFEFGTVVALWHFARVGVDVVVLETGLGGRLDATTAVPSTVTAITPVSFDHMEYLGHTLGAIAGEKAGILKPGVPCVVSMQEPEALAAIEVKARELSVPLWVEGRDFSAALQSDGSLSYQGPAWRLDGLRPSLRGPHQRQNAAVALACLEALDARGVRVPIEAATAGVGSARWPGRLEEVGERPTVLLDGAHNPAGVAVLLASLRALYAGRPVHCVFGVVADKDRGPMMRALFPACASVQLTPLDTPRSLAPVAYLDEARALASDVTAWPDVDAALAEARRRAGPDGIVLCTGSLFLVGMVRARVSLP encoded by the coding sequence ATGAGCGCGCCCAGGACACCCGAGGCCGCACTGGCCTTCCTCGCGCGGCTGAACCCCTCCGGCATCAAGTTGGGGCTGGAGCGGGTGCGCGAGGCGTTGGACGCGCTGGGACATCCGGAGCGCCGCTATCCGGTGCTCCACGTCGCGGGCACCAACGGCAAGGGCAGCACCTGCGCCTTCGCCGCCACCGCGCTCCAGGCCGCGGGCCACCGCGTGGGGCTCTACACGTCTCCGCACCTGATGCGCGTCAATGAGCGCATCCGCGTGGATGGCGTGGACATCTCCGACGCGGACTTCGGTCGCGCCATCCTCGACGTGCTGGAGCGCTACCCGTCCGCTGTCGCGGAGCCGATGACGTACTTCGAGTTCGGCACCGTCGTGGCGCTGTGGCACTTCGCCCGCGTGGGCGTGGACGTGGTCGTCCTGGAGACGGGGCTGGGCGGCCGGCTGGATGCGACCACCGCCGTGCCCTCGACGGTGACGGCGATTACTCCCGTCTCCTTCGACCACATGGAGTACCTGGGCCACACGCTCGGCGCCATCGCGGGAGAGAAGGCGGGCATCCTCAAGCCCGGAGTGCCCTGTGTGGTGTCGATGCAGGAGCCGGAGGCCTTGGCGGCCATCGAGGTGAAGGCCCGCGAGCTGTCCGTCCCCCTGTGGGTGGAGGGCCGGGATTTCTCCGCCGCGCTCCAGTCCGATGGGAGCCTGTCGTATCAGGGGCCCGCGTGGCGGCTCGATGGACTCCGGCCGTCGTTGAGAGGGCCGCATCAACGCCAGAACGCCGCGGTGGCGTTGGCCTGTCTGGAGGCGCTCGACGCCCGTGGGGTTCGAGTGCCCATCGAGGCGGCGACGGCGGGGGTGGGCTCGGCGCGCTGGCCTGGGCGGCTGGAGGAAGTAGGGGAGCGGCCCACCGTCCTGCTGGACGGGGCACACAACCCGGCGGGTGTGGCGGTGCTGCTGGCCTCGCTGCGGGCGCTCTATGCGGGACGTCCCGTGCACTGTGTCTTCGGGGTGGTGGCGGACAAGGACCGGGGGCCGATGATGCGGGCCCTCTTCCCCGCGTGTGCTTCCGTGCAGCTGACGCCGCTCGACACGCCGCGCTCGCTGGCTCCGGTGGCCTACCTGGATGAAGCCCGCGCGCTTGCTTCCGATGTGACGGCCTGGCCGGACGTGGACGCGGCGCTGGCGGAGGCTCGCAGGCGGGCGGGCCCGGACGGTATCGTCCTCTGCACCGGCTCGCTCTTCCTGGTGGGGATGGTGCGTGCTCGCGTGAGCCTGCCCTGA
- the accD gene encoding acetyl-CoA carboxylase, carboxyltransferase subunit beta — MAWFSKKPRIAVDTQQQPEPGPSRMEGLWAKCENCDEIIYRQELEKNWMVCPHCDHHHPWNARARLATLLDPSSFEEFDKELEPQDPLGFSDSKKYKDRLKSTRKNLEENDAFISGVGRIGGHQVSVGAFVFEFMGGSMGSVVGEKVARVFERAHELKCSALIFSASGGARMQEGIFSLMQMAKTSAAIARFRTGNKPYISVLLHPTTGGVAASFSWLGDVILAEPKALIGFAGPRVIEQTIRQKLPEGFQRSEFLLEHGMIDNIVNRKDLRAKLGQILGLLG, encoded by the coding sequence ATGGCCTGGTTCTCGAAGAAGCCCCGCATCGCCGTCGACACCCAGCAGCAGCCCGAGCCCGGTCCGTCTCGCATGGAAGGCCTGTGGGCCAAGTGCGAGAACTGCGACGAGATCATCTACCGGCAGGAGCTGGAGAAGAACTGGATGGTGTGTCCGCACTGCGACCACCACCATCCCTGGAACGCGCGCGCGCGGCTGGCGACGTTGCTGGACCCTTCCAGCTTCGAGGAGTTCGACAAGGAGCTGGAGCCGCAGGACCCGCTCGGGTTCAGCGACTCGAAGAAGTACAAGGACCGGCTGAAGTCCACGCGCAAGAACCTGGAGGAGAATGACGCGTTCATCTCCGGCGTGGGCCGCATCGGCGGACACCAGGTCTCCGTGGGCGCCTTCGTGTTCGAGTTCATGGGCGGCTCCATGGGCTCGGTGGTGGGTGAGAAGGTGGCGCGTGTCTTCGAGCGGGCGCACGAGCTGAAGTGCTCCGCGCTCATCTTCTCCGCGTCCGGCGGCGCGCGCATGCAGGAGGGCATCTTCTCCCTGATGCAGATGGCGAAGACCTCCGCGGCCATCGCCCGCTTCCGCACCGGCAACAAGCCCTACATCTCCGTGCTCCTGCACCCGACGACGGGCGGCGTGGCCGCGTCGTTCTCGTGGCTGGGGGACGTCATCCTCGCCGAGCCCAAGGCGCTCATCGGCTTCGCCGGTCCGCGCGTCATCGAGCAGACCATCCGCCAGAAGCTGCCGGAGGGCTTCCAGCGCTCGGAGTTCCTGCTCGAGCACGGGATGATCGACAACATCGTCAACCGCAAGGACCTGCGCGCGAAGCTCGGGCAGATCCTCGGCCTGCTGGGCTGA